A window of Streptomyces sp. SAI-127 contains these coding sequences:
- a CDS encoding glutamate--cysteine ligase produces the protein MRIGVEEEFHILAVESGLLVPRADAVLRRLPRRTFTKELHQSTVESNSGVHATLAGLYADLTRTRRRLDAAASSLGLAVVAAGTAPLAPAVSGHPTAGARYRHMVEEYRQVADEQLICGAQVHVDIPDHDTAVGVMCAVSPWLPVLLALSASSPFWQGIDTGYASWRTLLWQRWPTAGPVGCFPSAADYDAAVRDLVRSGVISDPGMIYYDVRPSAHLRTLELRICDACPRAETVVLVAGLFRALVTEAIELHASGAAVCDGRHEWLRGASWRAARSGLEGALVDPRTHREAPAADVVRGLLARLRPALEAQGDWQTVRDLTEAALADGSAAERMRRKAREEDLLACTDLLIADTRGQRRHRGSALLTRRRVARSAAGPAGSGAPEVLGS, from the coding sequence ATGCGCATCGGAGTCGAGGAGGAATTCCACATCCTGGCAGTGGAAAGCGGACTGCTCGTGCCGCGTGCCGACGCGGTCCTGCGCCGGCTTCCCCGGCGCACCTTCACCAAGGAACTGCACCAGTCCACCGTGGAGTCGAACAGCGGGGTGCACGCGACCCTGGCCGGCCTGTACGCCGACCTCACCAGAACCAGGCGGCGGCTCGACGCGGCCGCCTCCTCGCTGGGGCTCGCGGTCGTGGCCGCGGGCACGGCACCGCTTGCCCCGGCCGTCTCCGGACACCCCACCGCCGGCGCGCGCTATCGCCACATGGTCGAGGAGTACCGTCAGGTGGCCGACGAACAGCTCATCTGCGGCGCCCAGGTCCACGTGGACATACCCGACCACGACACGGCCGTAGGGGTGATGTGCGCGGTCTCTCCCTGGCTGCCCGTGCTGTTGGCGCTGTCCGCCAGTTCGCCGTTCTGGCAGGGGATCGACACCGGCTATGCCAGCTGGCGCACGCTGCTCTGGCAGCGCTGGCCCACCGCGGGTCCCGTCGGCTGCTTCCCGAGCGCGGCCGACTACGACGCCGCGGTACGCGACCTCGTCCGGTCCGGGGTCATCAGCGACCCGGGGATGATCTACTACGACGTCCGTCCCTCCGCGCACCTGCGGACGCTGGAACTCCGTATCTGCGACGCCTGCCCGCGGGCGGAGACCGTCGTGCTCGTGGCCGGCCTGTTCCGTGCCCTGGTGACCGAGGCCATCGAGCTGCACGCGTCCGGCGCGGCGGTGTGCGACGGCCGCCACGAATGGCTGCGCGGCGCGTCCTGGCGGGCTGCCCGGTCCGGCCTGGAGGGTGCGCTGGTCGATCCGAGGACCCACCGGGAGGCGCCTGCCGCCGACGTCGTACGCGGGCTGCTGGCCAGGTTGCGTCCCGCGCTGGAGGCCCAAGGCGACTGGCAGACCGTGCGGGATCTGACCGAGGCGGCCCTGGCCGACGGCAGCGCCGCCGAGCGCATGCGCCGCAAGGCACGGGAAGAGGACCTCCTGGCCTGTACCGACCTGCTGATCGCGGACACCCGCGGTCAGCGGCGACACCGCGGATCGGCCCTCCTCACCCGCAGGAGAGTCGCGCGCTCAGCCGCGGGTCCGGCAGGTTCCGGGGCACCGGAGGTCCTGGGCAGCTGA
- a CDS encoding N-acetylglutaminylglutamine amidotransferase, with translation MCGLSGEIRFDGRRPDLAAVERMSDRLAARGPDGRGVWTQGAVALGHRRLKIIDLSDLGAQPMTDADGEITGVFNGCVYNYRELREELGRLGHRFESTSDTEVVLHAYRQWGTACVERFYGMFAFALVEHRTGRVVLGRDRLGIKPLYLAPTPDRLRFASSLPALLAAGDVDTSVDPVAVHQYLSWHATVAAPRTVLNGVRKLPPATVRVVEPDGSHRDHRYWQPSYTRRAEYADMGPDEWRDAVLEALRTAVRRRMVSDVPVGVLLSGGLDSSLIVALLADEGQRGLKTFSVGFEAEGGEKGDEFRYSDLVAREFGTDHRRLMVPSERVSTGLYDAVAAMSEPMISHDVVAFHLLSEQVSKEVKVVQSGQGADEVFAGYHWYPELAAVAREEEPQRYAETYFDRPHADLARILQPHMLPPDDVSGRFVREHMALPGAQTALDAALRLDTHVMLVDDPVKRVDNMTMAWGLEARVPFLDHELVELAAACPPELKLADGGKGVLKEAGRKLLPREIVDRPKGYFPVPAIRHMAGPVLDRVRETLSAPEAKKRGIFQESYVTELLAAPDEHRTKRGANALWQVALLETWLQTHGIT, from the coding sequence ATGTGCGGTCTGAGCGGCGAGATCCGCTTCGACGGCAGGCGACCCGACCTCGCGGCCGTCGAGCGCATGTCCGACCGGCTCGCGGCCCGCGGGCCCGACGGCCGAGGCGTCTGGACACAGGGGGCGGTGGCACTGGGGCACCGACGACTGAAGATCATCGACCTGTCCGACCTCGGCGCCCAGCCGATGACCGACGCCGACGGCGAGATCACCGGCGTCTTCAACGGCTGCGTCTACAACTACCGGGAGCTGCGCGAAGAGCTCGGGCGCCTCGGGCACCGCTTCGAGTCGACGTCCGACACGGAGGTCGTGCTCCACGCCTACCGGCAGTGGGGAACCGCCTGCGTGGAGCGCTTCTACGGCATGTTCGCCTTCGCGCTCGTCGAGCACCGCACCGGCCGTGTCGTGCTCGGCCGTGACCGGCTGGGGATCAAACCGCTGTATCTGGCGCCGACGCCGGACCGGTTGCGGTTCGCCTCCTCCCTGCCCGCTCTCCTGGCTGCCGGAGACGTGGACACCTCCGTCGATCCGGTGGCCGTCCACCAGTACCTGAGCTGGCACGCCACGGTCGCCGCGCCGCGCACCGTCCTCAACGGCGTGCGCAAACTGCCGCCGGCCACGGTACGGGTGGTGGAACCGGACGGCAGCCACCGCGACCACCGCTACTGGCAGCCGTCCTACACGCGTCGCGCCGAGTACGCGGACATGGGGCCCGACGAGTGGCGTGACGCCGTGCTGGAGGCCCTGCGCACGGCCGTACGCCGCCGGATGGTCTCCGACGTGCCGGTCGGCGTGCTGCTCTCCGGCGGCCTGGACTCCAGCCTCATCGTCGCACTGCTCGCCGACGAGGGTCAGCGAGGCCTGAAGACGTTCAGCGTGGGATTCGAGGCCGAAGGCGGGGAGAAGGGCGACGAGTTCCGCTACTCGGACCTGGTCGCCCGGGAGTTCGGCACGGACCACCGTCGGCTGATGGTGCCCTCGGAGCGGGTCTCGACCGGTCTGTACGACGCCGTCGCCGCGATGAGCGAGCCGATGATCAGCCACGACGTGGTCGCCTTCCACCTGCTGTCCGAGCAGGTCTCCAAGGAGGTGAAGGTCGTACAGAGCGGGCAGGGCGCCGACGAGGTGTTCGCCGGATACCACTGGTACCCGGAGCTGGCCGCGGTCGCGCGCGAGGAGGAGCCGCAGAGGTACGCCGAGACGTACTTCGACCGTCCCCACGCCGACCTGGCGCGGATCCTCCAGCCGCACATGCTGCCCCCGGACGACGTGTCGGGCCGCTTCGTCAGGGAACACATGGCCCTTCCCGGCGCGCAGACCGCCCTGGACGCGGCGCTGCGACTGGACACACACGTCATGCTCGTCGACGACCCGGTGAAGCGGGTCGACAACATGACCATGGCCTGGGGACTGGAGGCCCGCGTGCCCTTCCTCGACCACGAGCTGGTGGAGCTGGCCGCGGCCTGCCCGCCGGAGCTCAAACTCGCCGACGGAGGCAAGGGCGTACTGAAGGAAGCCGGACGCAAGCTCCTGCCGCGGGAGATCGTCGACCGGCCCAAGGGCTACTTCCCCGTCCCGGCCATCCGGCACATGGCGGGCCCCGTCCTGGACCGGGTGCGCGAGACCCTCTCGGCACCCGAGGCGAAGAAGCGGGGGATCTTCCAGGAGTCGTACGTGACCGAGCTCCTGGCGGCGCCCGACGAGCACCGGACCAAACGAGGCGCCAACGCCCTGTGGCAGGTCGCACTGCTGGAGACATGGCTGCAGACGCACGGAATCACGTGA
- a CDS encoding prolyl oligopeptidase family serine peptidase: MPLPEAEGPRDAVTRLHAHGCWYPSAAPDGTEVAFICDRGGVPQLWAGPVDGEGIRLLDSSPDPVKEVSWSPDGRWIAYTAAPGGGEHSRVLCVRPDGTGRRLLAGADPESSAYLGCWAHDGSAVAVTLAAPPTARAQAVWQSTDAVPAHWTARDGPATLLGPTAYAVGPGGTPATRPGGGLSAYLIDPDALASPVLLATEPDAPTLRVCDLSRDGRLALLRRGPRGRREAVVRRTSDAATTFKLRVADGDPWIGRFSPDGRTLWLRSDADREYAALSAVALGPDGTPRGRTVVAEREDSGLELLAMAHDGRTAVLAWNVRGASELEVVETSPAHGAPDAAGPARPVPLPHEVVTRVAAAGTGRLLLALSGSQRRPGVWWAHEGVSLLRTPWSSRDEDAVPPGRPPVRPVLSRLAARDGLPLSGWYYRAPGRAPSEPAPCVIHLHGGPEDQERPTFDPLYHELLGRGLDVFAPDVRGSGGHGRSFVDADLGTGRYAALDDVADCAAHAVTAGPADPTRLAVMGRSYGGYLTFASLVWHPDLFRTGVAVCGMSDLLTFFAGTEPWIAESAAHKYGHPERDRELLRALSPMSRVDALRAPLLAVHGEHDTNVPPGESEQFVRAARERGVPAELLVLRDEGHDFLRADNRRLFRRTAADWMERHLHSF; the protein is encoded by the coding sequence ATGCCGTTGCCCGAGGCCGAAGGCCCGCGGGACGCCGTGACCCGGCTGCACGCGCACGGCTGCTGGTATCCCTCCGCCGCTCCCGACGGCACCGAGGTGGCCTTCATCTGCGACCGGGGCGGTGTCCCCCAGCTGTGGGCCGGGCCCGTGGACGGGGAGGGGATCCGGCTGCTCGACTCCTCCCCGGATCCCGTGAAGGAGGTGTCCTGGTCACCCGACGGCCGCTGGATCGCGTACACCGCCGCGCCGGGCGGCGGTGAGCACTCACGCGTGCTGTGCGTGCGCCCCGACGGCACCGGCCGCCGCCTGCTGGCCGGTGCCGACCCCGAGAGTTCCGCCTATCTCGGCTGCTGGGCCCACGACGGCTCGGCCGTCGCCGTCACCCTCGCCGCACCACCCACCGCCCGCGCCCAGGCGGTGTGGCAGTCGACGGACGCCGTCCCGGCCCACTGGACGGCCAGGGACGGCCCAGCGACCCTCCTCGGCCCCACCGCGTACGCCGTGGGGCCGGGCGGGACACCGGCGACCCGGCCGGGCGGAGGACTGTCCGCCTACCTGATCGATCCCGACGCTCTGGCCTCACCCGTACTGCTCGCCACGGAACCTGACGCCCCCACGCTCCGAGTGTGCGACCTCAGCCGCGACGGCCGGCTCGCACTGCTGCGCCGGGGGCCGCGCGGGCGGCGGGAGGCGGTCGTCCGGCGCACCTCGGACGCGGCGACCACCTTCAAACTGCGGGTCGCCGACGGTGACCCATGGATCGGGCGGTTCTCGCCCGACGGGCGGACGCTGTGGCTGCGCAGCGACGCCGACCGGGAGTACGCGGCCCTGTCCGCCGTCGCTCTCGGCCCGGACGGCACGCCGCGTGGCAGGACCGTCGTGGCGGAACGCGAGGACAGCGGACTCGAACTGCTGGCGATGGCACACGACGGGCGGACGGCCGTGCTGGCCTGGAACGTGCGGGGCGCCAGTGAACTCGAGGTCGTCGAGACCTCCCCGGCGCACGGAGCCCCGGACGCCGCCGGACCGGCGCGGCCGGTACCGCTGCCCCACGAGGTCGTCACGCGGGTCGCGGCGGCCGGGACGGGACGGCTGCTGCTGGCACTGTCCGGTTCACAACGCCGTCCCGGCGTGTGGTGGGCCCACGAAGGCGTGTCCCTGCTGCGCACCCCGTGGTCCTCCCGGGACGAGGACGCCGTCCCGCCGGGCCGCCCGCCCGTACGACCTGTCCTCTCGCGCCTCGCCGCCAGGGACGGCCTGCCCCTCAGCGGCTGGTACTACCGGGCTCCGGGACGCGCCCCGAGCGAGCCGGCGCCCTGCGTGATCCACCTGCACGGCGGCCCCGAGGACCAGGAACGCCCGACGTTCGACCCGCTCTACCACGAGCTGCTCGGGCGCGGCCTGGACGTCTTCGCCCCCGACGTCCGAGGCTCCGGCGGACACGGCCGGTCCTTCGTCGACGCCGACCTGGGCACCGGCCGCTACGCCGCGCTCGACGACGTCGCGGACTGCGCGGCGCACGCGGTCACGGCGGGCCCCGCGGACCCGACCCGGCTGGCGGTGATGGGGCGCTCGTACGGCGGCTACCTGACCTTCGCCTCCCTCGTGTGGCACCCGGACCTCTTCCGCACCGGCGTCGCCGTCTGCGGCATGTCCGACCTGCTGACCTTCTTCGCCGGCACCGAGCCCTGGATCGCGGAATCGGCGGCGCACAAGTACGGCCACCCGGAGCGCGACCGCGAGCTGCTGCGCGCCCTGTCACCGATGAGCCGTGTCGACGCGCTGCGGGCCCCGCTGCTCGCCGTCCACGGCGAGCACGACACCAACGTGCCGCCGGGGGAGTCGGAACAGTTCGTACGGGCCGCCCGGGAGCGGGGTGTCCCCGCCGAGCTCCTCGTCCTGCGTGACGAGGGGCACGACTTCCTGCGCGCGGACAACCGGCGCCTGTTCCGCCGGACCGCGGCGGACTGGATGGAGCGGCACCTCCACTCCTTCTGA
- a CDS encoding ornithine decarboxylase, translated as MDHSRVPVLEALEEFRRRGDTVFGPPGHKQGRGVDPRVAEIVGLDVFRSDVLSLNGLDDRRQSQGVLSRAQELMADAVGAEQAFFSTCGSSLSVKTAMLAAAGPGEKLLLSRNAHKSVISGVVVNGVEPIWVHPKFDRDRHLAHPPEPDDVRRRLEEHPDAKAMLLITPTDWGTCADVRGVARVCHEFDIPLILDEAWGAHLPFHPGLPAWGMDAEADLVVTSVHKMGGAIEQSSVFHLQYDRVSPEALKQREDLLGTTSASSLVYLTLDGWRRQMVEQGHDLLDAALHRAERIRLAAGDLPGLRPMGQEVVEEGLAAEFDPLKVVIDVRELGISGMQASEWLRAEQHVDIGGSDTCRISASITYADDDETEKTLLDALRALTEGAESIERRPPVRLPEPSALELEQAMLPREAFFAEVDHVPADRAAGRIAAEMISPYPPGVPVIAPGEVITDEVLDYLRSGVDHGVLIPDAADPSVKTLRVVARH; from the coding sequence ATGGATCACTCGCGGGTGCCCGTGCTGGAGGCGCTGGAGGAGTTCCGGCGTCGCGGAGACACGGTCTTCGGTCCGCCCGGGCACAAGCAGGGCCGCGGCGTGGACCCGCGGGTGGCGGAGATCGTCGGGCTCGACGTGTTCCGTTCGGACGTCCTGTCCCTCAACGGGCTGGACGACCGCCGTCAGTCCCAGGGCGTGCTCAGCCGGGCACAGGAACTGATGGCCGACGCGGTCGGGGCCGAGCAGGCGTTCTTCTCCACGTGCGGCAGCTCCCTGTCCGTCAAGACGGCCATGCTGGCCGCGGCAGGCCCCGGGGAGAAGCTGCTGCTGTCGCGCAACGCGCACAAGTCCGTGATCTCCGGCGTGGTCGTCAACGGCGTCGAACCGATCTGGGTCCATCCCAAGTTCGACCGTGACCGGCACCTCGCCCATCCGCCGGAGCCCGACGACGTACGCCGCCGTCTCGAGGAGCACCCGGACGCCAAGGCCATGCTGCTGATCACCCCCACCGACTGGGGTACCTGCGCCGACGTCCGGGGCGTGGCCCGGGTGTGCCACGAGTTCGACATCCCCCTCATCCTCGACGAGGCCTGGGGCGCCCACCTGCCGTTCCATCCCGGGCTGCCCGCCTGGGGCATGGACGCCGAGGCGGACCTGGTGGTCACCAGCGTCCACAAGATGGGCGGCGCGATCGAACAGAGCTCCGTTTTCCACCTCCAGTACGACCGGGTCTCGCCGGAAGCGCTCAAGCAGCGGGAGGACCTGCTCGGCACCACCAGTGCCTCGTCCCTGGTGTACCTGACCCTGGACGGCTGGCGCCGCCAGATGGTCGAGCAGGGCCACGACCTCCTGGACGCCGCGCTGCACCGCGCGGAACGGATCCGGCTGGCGGCCGGAGACCTGCCGGGACTGCGGCCCATGGGGCAGGAGGTGGTGGAGGAGGGGCTCGCCGCCGAGTTCGACCCCCTGAAGGTCGTGATCGACGTACGCGAGCTCGGGATCAGCGGCATGCAGGCCTCCGAGTGGCTGCGGGCCGAACAGCACGTGGACATCGGCGGCTCCGACACCTGCCGGATCAGCGCGTCGATCACGTACGCCGACGACGACGAGACGGAGAAGACGCTGCTGGACGCCCTGCGCGCCCTCACGGAGGGCGCCGAATCCATCGAACGCAGGCCGCCGGTACGTCTGCCCGAGCCCTCGGCCCTGGAACTGGAGCAGGCCATGCTGCCGCGCGAGGCCTTCTTCGCCGAGGTCGACCACGTCCCCGCCGACCGTGCCGCCGGGCGCATCGCCGCGGAGATGATCAGCCCGTACCCTCCGGGTGTGCCGGTGATCGCTCCCGGTGAGGTCATCACCGACGAGGTCCTCGACTATCTGCGCAGCGGCGTCGACCACGGCGTCCTGATCCCGGACGCCGCCGACCCCTCGGTCAAGACGTTGCGGGTGGTGGCGCGGCACTGA
- a CDS encoding RecQ family ATP-dependent DNA helicase has protein sequence MPHKRSPSVSDRLARTADDVFGWSDLRPGQLTAMEAVMRGRDTLAVMPTGAGKSAVYQVPGLLLPGPTVVVSPLIALQRDQIAGLLRHDDAPDAVAVNSAQAAGEADAAWDAVRHGDAEFLFLSPEQLAKDEVVERLARAAPSLFVVDEAQCVAAWGHDFRPDYLRLAQAAQRVGRPPVLALTATAAPPVREEIVERLGMEDPALVVAGFDRPNIALEVRRFLGDTDKRREVVERAAAEPKPGIVYTATRRDAEAYADDLAALGLSAAAYHAGLTAGERSRVHDAFLAGETDVVVATSAFGMGIDKEDVRFVLHASVPGSLDAYYQEIGRAGRDGGPALAVLHYRPQDSGLQRLFATRAPDEETLGTVAERIHARDTPTEPDDIRKETDLSRRRVTAAVNLLEQAGAVHTEDDGRVRAVPGTTPEDAAARAEEEARSRSRLEQSRLAMMLGYAETTGCRRRFLLGYFGEPYDAPCGACDVCASPSSGDTVVEGVGDTSDESDSQAAAVAYPAGTRVRHTEWGQGTVMSEEGDRITVLFESMGYRTLSLAAITGKGLLTADPLSAAPPPATS, from the coding sequence ATGCCCCACAAGAGGAGTCCCAGCGTCTCGGACCGGTTGGCGCGGACCGCCGACGACGTGTTCGGCTGGAGTGACCTGCGGCCGGGGCAGCTGACCGCGATGGAAGCGGTCATGCGGGGCCGGGACACTCTGGCCGTCATGCCCACCGGCGCCGGGAAGTCGGCCGTGTACCAGGTGCCCGGCCTGCTGCTGCCCGGGCCCACAGTGGTGGTCTCCCCGCTCATCGCCCTCCAGCGGGACCAGATCGCCGGCCTGCTCCGTCACGACGACGCCCCGGACGCCGTCGCGGTCAACTCCGCGCAGGCGGCCGGAGAGGCGGACGCCGCCTGGGACGCGGTCCGGCACGGTGACGCGGAGTTCCTGTTCCTCTCCCCCGAGCAGCTCGCCAAGGACGAGGTGGTCGAGCGCCTGGCCCGGGCCGCACCGTCGTTGTTCGTCGTCGACGAGGCCCAGTGCGTCGCCGCCTGGGGCCACGACTTCCGCCCCGACTACCTCCGCCTGGCCCAGGCGGCCCAGCGCGTGGGCAGGCCCCCGGTCCTCGCTCTGACCGCCACGGCCGCCCCACCGGTACGCGAGGAGATCGTGGAGCGGCTCGGCATGGAAGATCCGGCGTTGGTCGTGGCCGGTTTCGACCGGCCGAACATCGCGTTGGAGGTGCGCCGCTTCCTGGGCGACACGGACAAGCGTCGGGAGGTCGTGGAGCGCGCCGCGGCGGAGCCCAAGCCGGGCATCGTCTACACCGCCACCCGCCGGGACGCCGAGGCGTACGCGGACGACCTGGCCGCGCTGGGGCTGTCGGCCGCCGCCTACCACGCCGGGCTGACAGCCGGTGAGCGCTCCCGGGTGCACGATGCCTTCCTGGCCGGCGAGACCGACGTCGTGGTCGCCACCTCGGCCTTCGGCATGGGCATCGACAAGGAGGACGTACGGTTCGTGCTGCACGCCTCCGTACCCGGCTCGCTCGACGCCTACTACCAGGAGATCGGCCGTGCGGGACGCGACGGCGGGCCCGCACTCGCCGTCCTCCACTACCGGCCGCAGGACAGCGGCCTCCAGCGCCTCTTCGCGACGCGCGCGCCCGACGAGGAAACCCTGGGCACGGTCGCGGAGCGCATCCATGCGCGCGACACTCCGACCGAGCCGGACGACATCCGGAAGGAGACGGACCTCTCGCGCAGACGCGTGACAGCGGCGGTCAATCTCCTGGAGCAGGCGGGTGCCGTGCACACCGAGGACGACGGGCGGGTACGCGCCGTTCCCGGGACGACCCCCGAGGACGCGGCCGCACGTGCGGAGGAGGAGGCACGGTCACGCAGCAGACTCGAGCAGTCGAGGCTGGCCATGATGCTGGGGTACGCCGAGACCACGGGCTGCCGCCGCCGCTTCCTGCTCGGTTACTTCGGTGAGCCGTACGACGCCCCGTGCGGGGCCTGCGACGTGTGCGCGTCCCCCTCGTCCGGGGACACCGTCGTCGAGGGGGTGGGCGACACGAGCGACGAGTCCGACTCGCAGGCGGCTGCCGTCGCCTATCCGGCGGGCACACGGGTGCGGCACACCGAGTGGGGACAGGGGACGGTGATGAGTGAGGAGGGCGACCGGATCACCGTGCTGTTCGAGTCCATGGGATACCGCACGCTGTCCCTGGCGGCGATCACCGGCAAGGGCCTCCTCACGGCGGACCCGCTCAGTGCCGCGCCACCACCCGCAACGTCTTGA